From Lagenorhynchus albirostris chromosome 15, mLagAlb1.1, whole genome shotgun sequence, one genomic window encodes:
- the NCOA6 gene encoding nuclear receptor coactivator 6 isoform X9, translated as MVLDDLPNLEDIYTSLCSSTVEDSEMDFDSGLEDDDSKSDSILEDSTIFVAFKGNIDDKDFKWKLDTILENVPNLLHMESSKLKVQKVEPWNSVRVTFNIPREAAERLRILAQSNNQQLRDLGILSVQIEGEGAINLALAQNRSQDVRMNGPMGAGNSVRIEAGFPMAGGPGLIRMTSPATVMIPQGGNVSSSMMAPGPNSELQPRTPRPASQSDAMDPLLSGLHIQQQSHPSGSLAPPHHPMQPVPVNRQLNPANFPQLQPQPQQQPQQQQLQTRPPQQHQQQQPQGIRPQFTAPAQVPVPPGWNQLPSGALQPPPAQSSLGTMTANQGWKKAPLPGPMQQQLQARPSLATVQTPSHPPPPYPFGSQQASQAHTNFPQMSNPGQFTAPQMKSLQGGPSRVPAPLQQPHLTNKSPASSPSSFQQGSPASSPTVNQTQQQMGPRPPQNNPLPQGFQQPVSSPGRNPMVQQGNVPPNFMVMQQQPPNQGPQSLHPGLGGMPKRLPPGFSAGQANPNFMQGQVPSTTATTPGNSGAPQLQANQNVQHAGGQGAGPPQNQMQVSHGPPNMMQPSLMGIHGNMNNQQAGSSGVPQVNLGNMQGQPQQGPPSQLMSMHQQIVPSQGQMVQQQGTLNPQNPMILSRAQLMPQGQMMVNPQSQNLGPSPQRMTPPKQMLPQQGPQMMAPHNQMMGPQGQVLLQQNPMIEQIMTNQMQGNKQQFNTQNQSNVMSGPAQIMRGPTPNMQGNMVQFTGQMSGQMLPQQGPVNNSPSQVMGIQGQVLRPPGPSPHMAQPHGDPATTANNDVSLSQMMPDVSMQQSNMVPPHVQAMQGNSASGNHFSGHGMPFNAPFSGAPNGNQMSCGQNPGFPVNKDVTLTSPLLVNLLQSDISAGHFGVNNKQNNTNANKPKKKKPPRKKKNSQQDLNTPDTRPAGLEEADQQPLPGEQGINLDNSGPKLPEFSNRPPAPSQSLVPKETPATALQGSVPRPELEANAAIVSGQSSEPKEITEKSKTPSRRNSRTEEPAVASESVENGHRKRSSRPASASSSTKDITSAVQSKRRKSK; from the exons ATGGTTTTGGATGACCTTCCAAACTTAGAAGACATCTATACTTCCTTGTGTTCATCAACAGTGGAGGACTCAGAGATGGATTTTGACTCTGGACTAGAAGATGATGACTCAAAAAGTGATAGTATTTTGGAGGATTCCACAATCTTTGTGGCCTTCAAAGGAAATATAGATGATAAAGACTTCAAATGGAAATTGGACACAATATTGGAGAATGTGCCCAATTTGTTACACATGg AATCCAGCAAGCTAAAGGTACAGAAGGTAGAGCCCTGGAACAGCGTGCGTGTGACATTCAACATCCCCCGGGAAGCAGCGGAGCGGCTACGGATCCTGGCTCAGAGCAACAACCAGCAGCTTCGGGATCTGGGAATTCTCTCCGTTCAGATTGAAG GGGAAGGTGCTATCAACCTTGCTTTGGCTCAGAACCGAAGCCAAGATGTGAGAATGAATGGACCCATGGGAGCCGGAAATTCAGTTAGGATAGAGGCGGGATTTCCCATGGCCGGTGGTCCAG gatTAATAAGGATGACCAGCCCTGCCACTGTTATGATACCCCAGGGTGGAAATGTGTCATCTTCCATGATGGCACCAGGCCCCAATTCAGAACTGCAGCCCAGGACTCCTCGCCCTGCTTCTCAGTCAG ATGCAATGGATCCACTCCTCTCTGGGCTCCATATACAGCAGCAAAGTCATCCCTCAGGATCTTTAGCTCCCCCGCACCACCCAATGCAGCCCGTCCCTGTGAACAGACAGTTAAACCCAGCTAATTTTCCCCAGCTGCAGCCGCAGCCGCAGCAAcagccacagcagcagcagctgcagacAAGACCCCCACAGCAacatcagcagcagcagccgcAGGGAATTCGACCCCAGTTTACTGCCCCAGCTCAGGTGCCTGTTCCTCCAGGCTGGAACCAGCTGCCTTCGGGAGCCCTTCAGCCTCCTCCAGCCCAGAGTTCTCTGGGCACAATGACTGCAAATCAAGGGTGGAAGAAGGCTCCTTTGCCTGGCCCAATGCAACAGCAACTCCAGGCAAGACCATCCTTAGCCACGGTACAGacaccttcccaccctccccctccgtATCCCTTTGGCAGCCAGCAAGCTTCACAAGCCCATACAAACTTTCCTCAGATGAGCAACCCAGGCCAGTTCACAGCTCCTCAGATGAAGAGCTTGCAGGGAGGGCCCTCTAGGGTCCCAGCCCCCCTGCAGCAGCCCCACCTCACCAACAAGTCTCCTGCCTCCTCACCCTCCTCCTTCCAGCAGGGATCCCCTGCATCCTCCCCAACGGTTAACCAAACTCAGCAGCAGATGGGACCAAGGCCACCTCAAAATAACCCACTTCCCCAGGGATTTCAGCAGCCCGTCAGCTCTCCGGGTCGGAATCCTATGGTTCAACAGGGAAACGTGCCACCTAACTTCATGGTGATGCAGCAGCAACCACCAAATCAGGGGCCACAGAGTTTACATCCAGGCCTAGGAG GAATGCCTAAACGCCTCCCACCTGGCTTCTCAGCAGGACAGGCCAATCCGAACTTTATGCAAGGTCAGGTGCCTTCGACCACAGCAACTACCCCTGGGAATTCAGGAGCCCCTCAGCTGCAAGCAAATCAAAATGTCCAGCATGCAG gtggtcAAGGAGCTGGTCCTCCTCAAAACCAGATGCAGGTGTCCCACGGGCCACCAAATATGATGCAGCCCAGCCTCATGGGAATTCATGGCAACATGAACAACCAACAGGCTGGTAGTTCTGGGGTTCCTCAGGTGAACCTGGGCAACATGCAAGGCCAGCCCCAGCAGGGCCCACCATCTCAGCTGATGAGCATGCACCAGCAGATCGTGCCCTCCCAGGGCCAGATGGTCCAGCAACAAGGAACCTTGAACCCTCAGAACCCTATGATCCTTTCAAGGGCCCAGCTTATGCCACAGGGTCAGATGATGGTGAATCCTCAGAGCCAAAATCTTGGGCCCTCGCCCCAGAGGATGACCCCACCCAAGCAGATGCTTCCCCAGCAGGGCCCACAAATGATGGCACCACATAACCAGATGATGGGGCCTCAGGGGCAAGTTTTGCTTCAACAGAACCCAATGATAGAGCAGATTATGACCAATCAGATGCAGGGGAATAAGCAACAGTTTAACACTCAGAACCAATCTAATGTCATGTCGGGACCAGCACAGATAATGAGGGGACCAACTCCAAACATGCAAGGAAACATGGTGCAGTTTACGGGACAGATGTCAGGACAGATGCTGCCCCAGCAAGGGCCCGTGAACAACAGTCCATCTCAGGTTATGGGGATTCAGGGGCAGGTCTTGAGGCCACCAGGGCCCAGCCCACATATGGCCCAGCCGCATGGCGATCCTGCTACTACAGCAAATAACGATGTCAGCTTGTCTCAGATGATGCCTGATGTTAGCATGCAACAAAGCAACATGGTCCCCCCCCACGTGCAGGCCATGCAGGGAAACAGTGCCTCGGGAAACCACTTCTCAGGCCATGGGATGCCTTTCAATGCACCTTTCAGTGGAGCACCCAATGGAAATCAGATGTCCTGTGGTCAGAATCCAGGCTTCCCGGTCAATAAGGATGTCACGCTAACAAGCCCATTGTTGGTCAACTTATTGCAGAGTGATATCTCTGCAGGCCATTTTGGGGTAAACAATAAGCAAAATAATACCAACGCAAATAAACCGAAGAAGAAGAAACCCCCTCggaagaagaaaaatagtcaGCAGGATCTAAA CACCCCAGATACTCGCCCAGCTGGTCTGGAGGAGGCTGATCAGCAGCCATTGCCTGGAGAACAAGGAATTAACTTGGACAACTCAGGCCCTAAACTGCCAGAATTTTCAAACCGACCACCAG